A single window of Solanum dulcamara chromosome 5, daSolDulc1.2, whole genome shotgun sequence DNA harbors:
- the LOC129888931 gene encoding BTB/POZ domain-containing protein NPY1, producing MKFMKLGSKPDTFQDQGKGVRYVPSELATDVTIIVGEVIFYLHKFPLLSMSNSLQKLVSKANEENSDVIQLVDFPGGPKAFEICAKFCYGMTVTLNPYNVVAARCAAEYLEMTEEVDRGNLIFKIEVFLNSSVFRSWKDSIIVLQTTKSLLPWSEDLKVVGRCIDSIASKTSMDPSSIAWSYTYNRKVAVSDKITEVGMKFPGKLESVPKDWWVEDICELEIELYKRVMVAVKSKGRMDGSVIGEALRTYAMRWLPDSIEALVSEAHSRRNKSLLETIICLLPSDKGVTCSCSFLLKLLKVAILVGADDSSRDELVKSISLKLDEASVNDLLIPARSPQTNVYDVELVKCLVNRFMARERSSRDKNIPPKSTNDFILGHASWLKVGKLIDGYLAEIARDPNVSLSIFIELLQSIPDSARPIHDALYEAIDIYLQAHSSLTKAERKHLCGLMDVRKLTMDASMHAAQNERLPLRTVVQVLFFEQIRAAAGVQTLNHRNTDAVDSTRKTEEYWQKTLLEKQNVSKPLSEIKIKGEDPQKNMKLVKKASKNRSSGPQLMPSRSRRIFDKLFVGKVSGNGENRSSETSGSSQSPTLRIIQGEMKSSSSCSRNRRNSIS from the exons GTACGTGCCGTCTGAGCTGGCAACAGATGTTACCATCATTGTTGGTGAAGTAATATTTTATCTTCACAAG TTTCCTCTGTTGTCCATGAGCAACAGTCTGCAAAAACTTGTTTCAAAAGCAAATGAAGAGAATTCTGATGTAATTCAGTTAGTTGATTTTCCTGGTGGACCTAAAGCTTTTGAGATTTGCGCCAAATTTTGCTATGGAATGACAGTGACTCTCAATCCTTACAATGTTGTTGCTGCACGCTGTGCAGCTGAGTACCTTGAGATGACAGAAGAAGTTGACCGAGGAAACCTTATCTTCAAAATCGAGGTATTCCTCAATTCCAGTGTTTTCCGCAGCTGGAAAGATTCAATTATTGTTCTACAAACCACCAAGTCTCTTCTACCGTGGTCTGAAGATCTGAAGGTGGTAGGGAGATGTATAGATTCTATTGCATCAAAAACGTCGATGGATCCTTCGAGTATTGCATGGTCCTACACGTATAACAGAAAAGTGGCAGTCTCAGATAAGATCACAGAAGTTGGGATGAAATTCCCTGGAAAACTCGAATCAGTGCCCAAGGATTGGTGGGTTGAAGATATATGTGAACTTGAGATAGAACTTTACAAGCGAGTTATGGTTGCAGTTAAATCTAAGGGAAGGATGGATGGTAGTGTTATTGGCGAGGCACTAAGAACTTATGCAATGAGATGGCTGCCTGATTCTATTGAGGCTTTGGTGTCTGAAGCTCACAGTAGAAGAAACAAGTCCTTGTTAGAAACTATAATCTGCTTATTGCCTTCTGACAAAGGCGTTACTTGTTCGTGTAGTTTCTTGCTTAAGTTGCTGAAAGTCGCTATTCTTGTGGGAGCAGATGATTCATCAAGGGATGAGCTTGTAAAAAGTATCAGCTTAAAGCTGGATGAGGCTTCCGTCAATGATCTTTTGATTCCAGCAAGGTCTCCCCAAACTAATGTTTATGATGTTGAACTAGTGAAGTGCCTTGTGAATCGATTCATGGCTCGTGAAAGAAGTAGCCGGGATAAGAACATTCCCCCGAAAAGCACCAATGATTTCATCTTGGGGCATGCATCATGGTTGAAAGTTGGTAAATTAATTGATGGCTATCTTGCAGAAATTGCTCGTGATCCAAATGTCAGTCTCTCTATTTTCATTGAACTGTTGCAATCAATTCCAGACTCAGCAAGACCAATCCATGATGCATTATATGAGGCAATCGATATCTATCTGCAG GCACACTCAAGCTTGACAAAAGCTGAGAGAAAACATTTGTGTGGTCTCATGGATGTCAGGAAATTAACAATGGATGCATCTATGCATGCAGCACAAAATGAACGGTTGCCTCTCCGGACAGTCGTTCAAGTCCTGTTCTTTGAGCAAATTAGAGCAGCTGCTGGAGTTCAGACCTTAAATCACAGAAATACTGATGCTGTAGATTCCACTAGGAAGACTGAAGAATATTGGCAGAAAACATTACTAGAAAAGCAGAACGTATCGAAGCCATTGAGTGAAATAAAGATAAAAGGTGAAGATCCACAGAAGAACATGAAGTTGGTTAAGAAGGCTAGCAAAAACAGAAGTAGTGGACCACAGTTGATGCCATCAAGATCAAGGAGAATATTTGACAAGCTGTTTGTTGGTAAGGTGTCTGGTAACGGCGAAAACCGGAGCTCTGAGACATCTGGTAGTTCTCAGAGTCCAACCTTAAGGATTATTCAAGGAGAAATGAAGTCATCTAGTTCATGTTCAAGAAATAGGAGGAACTCAATTTCATAA